A window of Pecten maximus chromosome 12, xPecMax1.1, whole genome shotgun sequence genomic DNA:
CTTTAGAAAACTGGGGGTCACAACAACCTATAATAACTAGCTTTAGAAAACTGGGGGTCACAACAACCTATAATAACTAGCGTTAGAAAATCGGGGGTCACAACAACCTATAATAACTAGCGTTAGAAAATTGGGGGTCACAACAACCTATAATAACTAGCGTTAGAAAATTGGGGGTCACAACAACCTATAATACATAGCTTTAGAAAACTGGGAGTCACAACAACCTATAATAACTAGCGTTAGAAAACTGGGGGTCACAACAACCTATAATAACTAGCGTTAGAAAACTTGGGGTCACAACAACCTATAATACATAGCTTTAGAAAATTGGGGGTCACAACAACCTATAATAACTAGCGATAGAAAGTTGGAGGTCACAACAACCTATAATAACTAGCGTTAGAAAATTGGGGGTCACAACAACCTATAATAACTAGCGTTAGGAAATTGGGGGTCACAACAACCTATAATACATAGCTTTAGAAAATTGGGGGTCACAACAACCTATAATAACTAGCGTTAGGAGGAACGATTACCTACACTTACCATCGTTGGAAAATCGAAGGTACAATTACCATAAATATACCAATGTTAGGGGAACATAAGTCATATTAAACGAGAAACCATCTGATTTCCTATTATTTAGTCAGAAACCCCATGGTCTGATCATTGATGTATTTGATGTATACGGTCAGAAACCCCGTCGTCTAAACCGCGGgatgttgtatttgtatgtaaattCTACTGCCGAcaaatttatgttatattttcctTTATATCACAGATTCATCAATATGTATTGTTATCATCACTGTCTACGTTTTCTTTGGTATTCCATCCTTATCTATATaactcatgaatattcatgtcCGTTCAGTCGTTTTCCAGAGTAATCAATTCTTTATAGAATACCTCATCGTCAACTTGTGTAGCGTGCCCACATTCCGTTAATCTACAGCTGTTTCATCAATATGTCTTAACTGAAGTAATTTTTTCACAGTTTTTCCCTTTCAAATTCATGATTTAAGGAAAACAATCTTAGAAAAGAACTTACTTTCTGTAATGCTTTGATATAGAATATTGATGAACCTGGGGCTGGTTCAGCTTGTATACAGTTTACGTACCCGTGTTAGGCGTGATCGTAGACTACAACTCATTATTATCAACATATTATAACCTAATCTATAATGTATTTGGTCGTCCTTCACAGCAATATTTGTCAACACCCTTCACGATTTCCCCGaaagttatataatatgtctgaaaacatttctaaaatGCACCCTTTTACATCCTTGCCATTCAAATGTATATGTGCATTGATGTTTGATtcgtattgtttaacatcctatcaacattcaaggtcatttaaggatggtcTTCCTCGTGTAACGTTTgtcgtcctatcaacatctgACGACATTGCCTGTTATtaaacatcctatcaacagttaaaGTCATTAAAGGACAACATTGCCTGTTATtaaacatcctatcaacagttaaagtcatttaaggacgacatTGCCTGTTATtaaacatcctatcaacagctaaagTAATTAAAGGACGACATtgcctgtgtattgtttaacatcctatctaTAGCTAAGGGACTTTTAAGGATGGTCTTCCCTCTGTAATGTTTGTCGTCCTTTAaggacatacatgtacgtctctgtgtattatataacgttctatcaacaattaaggtcatttaagatCGACCTTTCATGTGTAAAGTTTTACTCCTACCAACAGCTCATGTAATTTAAAGACGACCTTCCCTGTGTATTGTGTGACATCCCAGCTTTTTGTGCGACAGCTCAGTTGGGAGGATACGGTATATTGATGCTTGCCTCCATGTAATATCACGAACCAATtgttgactttatagtgctacattTTAGAATGCAGTCGCCTCTGATGTAATGAATTGCAAGGACGAATCTCTGTCGATGTTGTTAAAAAATACCTAACGGAAAGAAAGCAGAATCTGTACTTTTGGATGAATAAAGTgttgttttgttggtgtgtAAGCAGATgtgttatttaaggattaacatcaattattttttctgttatacagtcataacagaaaaaactggagtgtactctaaataaaccgcgaagcggtttatgaagagagtacactccagttttttatgttatgactgtataacagaacaaataattaatgttaattcttataatttaatttcgtcttctACACacccaagatatttcactttctttggcgaactcttttctgtgataaattattacgccacgtcatcagccaatcaaaaatgacgttacatttcgcaacgtcaaaaattttgttatggaggtataacaaaattatttcagccaatgaaaatgcgtgtttcatacaaaattaaattatataaaattccTGTGTTATTTTACAGGCTGGCTATACTTTATGGTGTGGATTTAGTAACCGGACCAACAACAAACGCTGGCACGCTTGACGCGTTGGGTTTCACAGGCATTCCAAACACCTACGTTAAAATCGAAAACGTCAACGGTATCTTAAATGGTGACAATGCTATGAATTggatgttttacatgtataactccGATAACACGGTAACCGCCACACTACTGGAATACTGCAGTCCTATAGGGGCCAACTCTGGTTTCAGTCTAAGTATCAACAACGGTAGATTGAAGGCTTCTTTCCTCGATCAAAATGACGTGGAGTACAATCCCCAAAGTTCTTTCACATTACCAGTGTCTGCTTGGACTTTTGTCGGTATTAACTTCAATAAACTGTGGAGCAATGATCAGTTCGATCTCTTTATGATTGATACAGGTGGAAGCCTGATATCAGAAACGTTTGGTTTAGGTACTTCAACACTTTTGCAGATTCAAGCTCTAGGATCCGTGGTACTAGGCTCAAACCAATGGGGAAGTGATAACTTTCAAGGAAAAATATCATGTATCCAATTCTCAAATAAGTCACAAATCAAGTCTCCGCAGAATGGTGCGCCCGAATTGTGTGATCCTAATTTATGGGTAGATCCAGAGTACGGTAAGTACTAAAGACAATGATAGTGGAAGATTAAtgatatgtaatgtatataatataatgtgtCATATAAAGTGAAATTTAGAATGGCATTAACGTGGTACACcatcatacatttttatttgagAAACATGAAAAGATTTTATACGATTACAGGAGAGCTGACAAAAAACGCCATAATAACGACAACAGTGCCACCTACGACGACAACGACAACACCACTGCCGACGACAACGACAAGGACAACAACGCTACCGccaacaacgacaacaacacTGCCGACGACAACAGCACCGCCGAcaacgacgacaacaacaacactgccgacgacgacgacaacaaacGGAATGACGACAAACGAGATCACGATGCCGGTGTCAACTGTTAGCTATTCCAATAGCTCTGTAACTGGTAGGTAAACAGTTGATAGTAAGCCAAGAGTTTGATGCTTCATGTCCAGTTCGAACGATTCACTtctaatatatgttttataatattagACAAATATTGTTACCTGTCCGCCTGgtataacctttttataattcgttatttctttaataaTTTCCTCTGTAATACTACATGAAGCTATCAAGTATGAATAGCTTGTTAATTTTATATTCTTAACGGCCTATCAACACTATCAATGCCATTCGGCCAGAGTAAGAAGAGCAAAAACGAAGCAACATCGAAAAACGaaatatgtatcaatgtaaatgtatattgatatactcACGTATAATTTACTATAAAACATTGCAATGGTTACTCAAATCTTGTGATACAGCCCTACAGCTTTCAGATACTTCAACATTTTGTCAATGCTAACAGTTTTCAAAAGACTTTTTTGACTTGCACGGCTGCTGTAAAACATTTCTTGTGTAGGTTGTAGATCAATGCATGTTAACAAAGCGAATTTAACGGTAAATGATTCGTTCCATGTTCTGAGACTGGTCCTCATACGTCGGTATTGTTTACTTTCAGTTTGTGATGGCAACAACACGGTGATCAAATGTATCTGCTTGACTGCATTCACTGATGACCAATTATACAGGAGATTATACTGGCTGAGAGCCCTTCTCCGAGTGgataaaaagacaacatcaggtacagtaatgtaggcggggataatgttatgataaaaaacatcagatacagtaatgtaggcggggataatatagtgataaaaagacaacatcaggtacagtaatgtaggcggggataatgtagtgataaaaaacatcagatacagtaatgtaggcggggataatgtagtgataaaaagacaatatcaggtacagtaatgtaggcggggataatgtagtgataaaaagacaacatcgggtacagtaatgtaggcggagataatgtagtgataaaaagacaacatcaggtacagtaatgtaggcggggataatgtagtgataaaaagacaacatcaggtacagtaatgtaggcggggataatgtagtgataaaaagacaacatcaggtacagtaatgtaggcggaGATATTGTAGTGATAAAAAGACAAtatcaggtacagtaatgtaggcggggataatgtagtgataaaaagacaatatcaggtacagtaatgtaggcggggataatgtagtgataaaaagacaacatcaggtacagtaatgtaggcggagataatgtagtgataaaaagacaacatcaggtacagtaatgtaggcggagataatgtaatgataaaaGACAACATcgggtacagtaatgtaggcggggatagtgtattgataaaaatacaacatcaggtacagtaatgtaggcggggataatgtagtgataaaaatacaacatcaggtacagtaatgtaggcggggataatgtagtgataaaaagacaacatcaggtacagtaatgtaggcggggataatgtagtgataaaaagacaacatcaggtacagtaatgtaggcggggataatgtagtgataaaaagacaacatcaggtacagtaatgtaggcggaGATATTGTagtgataaaaagacaacaccgggtacagtaatgtaggcggggataatgtagtgataaaaagacaacatcgggtacagtaatgtaggcggggataatgtAATGATCAAAAGACAACACcgggtacagtaatgtaggcggggataatgtAGTGGTAAAAATACAACACCAGatacagtaatgtaggcgggttaatgtagtgataaaaagacaacatcaggtacagtaatgtaggcggggataatgtAGTGGTAAAAATACAACACCAGatacagtaatgtaggcgggttaatgtagtgataaaaagacaacatcaggtacagtaatgtaggtttggataatgtagtgataaaagacaacatcaggtacagtaatgtaggcggggataatgtagtgataaaaagacaacatcaggtacagtaatgtaggcggggataatgtaatgataaaaagacaacatcaggtacagtaatgtaggcggggataatgtagtgataaaaaacatcagatacagtaatgtaggcggggataatgtagtgataaaaagacaatatcaggtacagtaatgtaggcggaaataatgtagtgataaaaagacaacatcgggtacagtaatgtaggcggggataatgtattgataaaaagacaacatcaggtacagtaatgtaggcggggataatgtagtgataaatgacaacataaggtacagtaatgtaggcggggataatgtagtgataaaaagacaacatcaggtacagtaatgtaggcggggataatgtagtgataaaaagacaacatcgggtacagtaatgtaggcggggataatgtagtgataaaaagacaacatcgggtacagtaatgtaggtggggataatgtagtgataaaaagacaacatcaggtacagtaatgtaggcggggataatgtagtgataaaagacaacatcaggtacagtaatgtaggcggggataatgtagtgataaaaagacaacatcgggtacagtaatgtaggcggggataatgtagtgataaaaagacaacaccgggtacagtaatgtaggcggggataTTGTAGTAataaaaagacaacatcaggtacagtaatgtaggcggggataatgtagtgataaaaagacaacatcaggtacagtaatgtaggcggggataTTGTAGTAataaaaagacaacatcaggtacagtaatgtaggcggggataatgtagtgataaaaagacaacatcaggtacagtaatgtaggcggggataatgtagtgataaaaaacatcagatacagtaatgtaggcggggataatgtagtgataaaaagacaatatcaggtacagtaatgtaggcggaaataatgtagtgataaaaagacaacatcggatacagtaatgtaggcggggataatgtagtgataaaaagacaacatcgggtacagtaatgtaggtggggataatgtagtgataaaaagacaacatcaggtacagtaatgtaggcggggataatgtagtgataaaagacaacatcaggtacagtaatgtaggcagggataatgtagtgataaaaagacaacatcgggtacagtaatgtaggcggggataatgtagtgataaaaagacaacaccgggtacagtaatgtaggcggggataTTGTAGTAataaaaagacaacatcaggtacagtaatgtaggcggggataatgtagtgataaaaagacaacatcaggtacagtaatgtaggcggggataatgtagtgataaaaaacatcagatacagtaatgtaggcggggataatgtagtgataaaaagacaacaccgggtacagtaatgtaggcggggataTTGTAGTAataaaaagacaacatcaggtacagtaatgtaggcggggataatgtagtgataaaaagacaacatcaggtacagtaatgtaggcggggataTTGTAGTAataaaaagacaacatcaggtacagtaatgtaggcggggataatgtaatgataaaaagacaacaccaggtacagtaatgtaggcggggataatgtagtgataaaaagacaacatcaggtacagtaatgtaggcggggataatgtagtgataaaaagataacatcaggtacagtaatgtaggcggggataatgtagtgataaaaagacaacatcgggtacagtaatgtaggcggggataatgtagtgataaaaagacaacatcaggtacagtaatgtaggcggtgataatgtagtgataaaaagacaacatcaggtacagtaatgtaggcggggataatgtagtgataaaaagacaacgtcaggtacagtaatgtaggcggggataatgtattgataaaagacaacatcaggtacagtaatgcaggcggggataatgtagtgataaaaagacaacatcaggtacagtaatgtaggcggggataatgtaatgataaaaagacaacatcaggtacagtaatgtaggcggggataatgtagtgataaaaagacaacatcaggtacagtaatgtaggcggggataatgtagtgataaaaagacaacatcaggtacagtaatgtaggcggggataatgtagtgataaaaagacaacatcaggtacagtaatgtaggcggggataatgtagtgataaaaagacaacaccagatacagtaatgtaggcggggataatgtAATGATCAAaagacaacatcaggtacagtaatgtaggcggggataatgtagtaataacaagacaacatcaggtacagtaatgtaggcggggataatgtaatgataaaaagaaaacatcaggtacagtaatgtaggcggggataatgtagtaataaaaagacaacatcaggtacagtaatgtaggcggggataatgAAGTGATAAAAGACAACATcgggtacagtaatgtaggcggggataatgtagtgataaaagacaacatcaggtacagtaatgtaggcggggataatgtaatgataaaaagacatcaggtacagtaatgtagccggggataatgtaatgataaaaagacaacatcaggtacagtaatgtaggcggggataatttagtgataaaagacaacatcaggtacagtaatgGAGGCGGggataatgtattgataaaagacaacatcaggtacagtaatgtaggcggggatagtgtattgataaaaagacaacatcaggtacagtaatgtaggcggggatagtgtattgataaaaagacaacatcaggtacagtaatgtaggcggggataatgtattgataaaaagacatcaggtacagtaatgtaggcggggataatgtaatgataaaaaGACATTAttgggtacagtaatgtaggcggggataatgtattgataaaaagACATCAGGTACAGTCATGTAGGGGGggataatgtattgataaaaagACATCAGGTACAGTCatgtaggcggggataatgtaatgataaaaaGACATCAGGTACAGTCatgtaggcggggataatgtagtgataaaaaGACATCAGGTACAGTCatgtaggcggggataatgtaatgataaaaagacatcaggtacagtaatgtaggcggggataatgtagtgataaaaagacatcaggtacagtaatgtaggcggggataatgtagtgataaaaagacaacatcaggtacagtaatgtaggcggggataatgtagtgataaaaagacaacatcagatagagtaatgtaggcggggataatgtaatgataaaaatacaacatgaggtacagtaatgtaggcggggatattgtagtgataaaaagacaacatcaggtacagtaatgtaggcggggataatgtagtgataaaagacaacatcaggtacagtaatgtaggcggggataatgtagtgataaaaagacaatatcaggtacagtaatgtaggcggggataatgtagtgataaaaagacaacatcgggtacagtaatgtaggcggggataatgtagtgataaaaagacaacaccgggtacagtaatgtaggcggggataTTGTAGTAataaaaagacaacatcaggtacagtaatgtaggcggggataatgtagtgataaaaagacaacatcaggtacagtaatgtaggcggggataatgtagtgataaaaaacatcagatacagtaatgtaggcggggataatgtagtgataaaaagacaacaccgggtacagtaatgtaggcggggataTTGTAGTAataaaaagacaacatcaggtacagtaatgtaggcggggataatgtagtgataaaaagacaacatcaggtacagtaatgtaggcggggataTTGTAGTAataaaaagacaacatcaggtacagtaatgtaggcggggataatgtagtgataaaaagacaacaccaggtacagtaatgtaggcggggataatgtagtgataaaaagacaacatcaggtacagtaatgtaggcggggataatgtagtgataaaaagataacatcaggtacagtaatgtaggcggggataatgtagtgataaaaagacaacatcgggtacagtaatgtaggcggggataatgtagtgataaaaagacaacatcaggtacagtaatgtaggcggtgataatgtagtgataaaaagacaacatcaggtacagtaatgtaggcggggataatgtagtgataaaaagacaacgtcaggtacagtaatgtaggcggggataatgtattgataaaagacaacatcaggtacagcAATGCAGGCGGGgataatgtagtgataaaaagacaacatcaggtacagtaatgtaggcggggataatgtaatgataaaaagacaacatcaggtccagtaatgtaggcggggataatgtagtgataaaaagacaacatcgggtacagtaatgtaggcggggataatgtagtgataaaaagacaacatcaggtacagtaatgtaggcggggataatgtagtgataaaaagacaacatcaggtacagtaatgtaggcggggataatgtagtgataaaaagacaacaccagatacagtaatgtaggcggggataatgtAATGATCAAaagacaacatcaggtacagtaatgtaggcggggataatgtagtaataacaagacaacatcaggtacagtaatgtaggcggggataatgtaatgataaaaagaaaacatcaggtacagtaatgtaggcggggataatgtagtaataaaaagacaacatcaggtacagtaatgtaggcggggataatgAAGTGATAAAAGACAACATcgggtacagtaatgtaggcggggataatgtagtgataaaagacaacatcaggtacagtaatgtaggcggggataatgtaatgataaaaagacatcaggtacagt
This region includes:
- the LOC117338844 gene encoding uncharacterized protein LOC117338844 is translated as MTTNEITMPVSTVSYSNSSVTVCDGNNTVIKCICLTAFTDDQLYRRLYWLRALLRVDKKTTSAALRLRTSASDDRISAKAIGGFGVAILFILIMGIVLPDIIDLFSFVYKSYTGSKTASRNIA